In the Azospirillum sp. TSH100 genome, GCGGAAATCCTGCGGGCGCCGGCCGACGACTACGTCCGTGCCTTCTTCCGCGGCGTCGATGCTTCGCGCGTGCTGCGCGCCCGTGATCTCGCCCGGCCACCGGATGAGGGAGATCCGGGCGAACCGGGACGCTATCGTTACCGCACCGATGCGGCGGGCCATTTCCGCGGTGTTCTGGCCGGCGATGGCACCTCGGCTCTGTTCGGGCTGGAGCCGGTGGCGGCCGACACGCCGATCCATGCGCTTCTCGGCCGGGTCGCCGCGGCTCCCTGTCCGCTGCCGGTGGTGGACGCCGACGGCCGCTTTCTCGGCGTGATTTCCCGTGCGGTGCTGCTGGCGGCCCTCGACCGTGGCAAGAGCGCCGGGCGCGAGGTGCGGCATGGCTGACATCACGCTGCTCGACATCGGCCCGCTTGACATCGAGTGGCTGAACGAGACCATCGGCGGCGGCATCGCCCGCGGGTCCGAATGGCTGGTGACGACCATCCTCGATCATGGGCAGCCGGCGCTGACCCTGATCGCCGCGACGGTCGATGGGCTTGGCGAGGCGCTGGACGGGCTGCTGCTGGGGGTGCCGCCCTGGCTGCTGGCGCTGCTGCTGTCGGCGGTCGCGCTGTGGCGGGTCGGGCGCGGCTTCGCGCTGTTCACCCTGCTGTCGCTGGGCGGGATCTATGTGATGGGGCTGTGGGAGCCGACGGTCTCCACCCTCGGTCTCGTCCTTGCCTCCACCGTGCTCAGCCTGATCGGCGGGGTGCCGCTCGGCATCTGGATGGCACGCAGCAAGATCGCCGATGGGGTGGGCAAGACGCTGCTCGACCTGATGCAGACGATGCCGGCCTTCGTCTATCTGATCCCGGCGGTGCTGTTCTTCGGGCTGGGCCGGGTTCCGGGCATCATCGCCACCGTGGTCTTCGCCATGCCGCCGGCGGTACGCCTGACGGCGCTGGGCATCCGGCAGGTGCCTGCCGAACTGGTGGAGGCCGGTCGTGCCTTCGGCTGCCGCGACCACCAGTTGCTGTTCAAGATTCAGCTTCCCAACGCCCTGCCGTCGATCATGGCCGGGGTGAACCAGACCATGATGATGGCGCTGTCGATGATTGTCGTCGCTTCGATGATCGGCGCCGGGGGGCTCGGCAACGTGGTGCTGCAGGGTATCCAGCGGCTGGACATCGGACTCGGCGTGCAGAGCGGGCTGGCCGTCGTCCTGCTGGCCGTCGTTCTCGACCGCATCACCCAGAGCTTCGGCCGGGGCATGGGACGGGGCATAGGCCGGGGGGTGGGCCAGAGGAATGGCCGCCGCACCGCTGGAACGGCAAAGCGGCGCTGGTGGCGGCGGTGAGGTCAGGCGTTCAGTTCGGAATCGAGATAGCCCAGCGCCACGGCCCGGGCGGCGCTGCCGTCGATGGCGCCGGTCAGGGCGAAGCGCAGCCACAGCCCGTCGATCATCGCCGCCAACCCGACTGCCACCCGTTCCGCCCGCTCCGGCGGCAGCAGCGGGCGCAGGGCATGCAGCAGATTGGAGTGCAGCCGGCGGGCATTGATCCGTTGCAGCCGCGACAGCGCCGGATTGTGCGGTGCCTGGGCCCAGAAGCCCAGCCAGGCGGCGACCACCCGCGGCTCGAACTGGCCAGGAGCGAAGTTGCAGTCGACGATTGCCTCCAGCCGGGCACGCGGCGAGTCGGCGGTCGCCAGTCGCTGGGTCGCGTCGTCGCGCAGTTGTTGCAGCATGCTGCGCATAGTCGCGGCCAGCAGTTCGTCCTTGCCGCCGAAATAGTGGTGGATGATGCCCGGCGAGACACCGGCCCCGCGGCTGATCGTCTGGACCGTGGTGTCGACCAGCCCGTGCTCGCCCATCGAGGTGATGGTGGCGTCGATCAACTGGCGGCGGCGGATCGGTTCCATTCCGACTTTGGGCATGGGGCGGGCGGTCTCCTGTCCTTTTCCGCCAAGGCGCTTCCAACCGGAACCTTGGCTTGCTTCGCAACAAATGCGCCATTTTCGCCGCCCCGTCGATGATGAAAACGGTAATCCGCCACAACGCGGACCCGAACGACCAACTGGAACGACAAGAAAGAGGAGTTGAGGATATGAACGGATGGAAGGCTCTGGCCAATGGGATTGCCGGCGCGGGCATCGCCGTGGTCCTGGCGCTAGGTGCCGGCGGGGCGCTGGCCGCCGAGCCGGCCGCCTGCAAGACGGTGCGCTTCGGCGATGTCGGCTGGACCGACATCGCGGCGACGACGGCGCTCGCCTCCGTCACGCTGGACGCGCTCGGCTACAAGCCGACCACCACGATGTCGTCGGTGCCCCTGGTCTACACCGGCCTGAAGACCAAGTCGCTGGATGTCTTCCTCGGCAACTGGATGCCGACGATGGAGCCCTTCATCAAGCCGGTGCTGGAGGACGGCTCCGTCGAGGTGACGCGTGTCAATCTGGAGGGCGCCAAATACACGCTCGCCGTGCCGAAATACGCCGCCGACGCCGGGCTGAAGACCTTCGCCGACATCGCCAAGTTCAAGGACAAGCTGGGCGGCAAGATCTACGGCATCGAGGCCGGCAACGACGGCAACCTGATCATCGACAAGATGCTGAAGGCCGACGCCTTCGGCCTCAAGGACTTCAAGCTGGTGGAATCCAGCGAGGCCGGCATGCTGGCCGAGGTCAAGCGGGCGACCCGCAACAAGGGCTGGGTGGTCTTCCTGGGTTGGGAACCGCACCCGATGAACAAGAGCTTCGAGCTGACCTATCTGGAAGGCGGCGACGACTGGTTCGGCCCCAACCTGGGCGGCGCCACCGTCGCCACCAATGTCCGCAAGGGCTATGCCGCCGAATGCCCCAACGTGGGCAAGCTGCTGTCCAACCTGTCCTTCACGCTGGCGATGGAAAATGCCGTGATGGACGACATCATGAACGGCAACAAGAAGCCGGATGCGGCCGCCAAGGCCTGGCTGAAGAAGAACCCGGACGTGCTGAAAGGCTGGCTGTCGGGGGTCACCACCATTGATGGCAAGGATGGGCTACCCGCCGTGCAAGCCAAGCTCGGAATCGCGGCAAAGTCGTGAAATGTCGACAGAAGGGATCGTTTGGGGCGACCATTCGCCCCATCCGACCTATCCCCTTTTTTCCGGAAGCTTTATCCCTTTGCCGCCGTTCATTGCTCTGCTAAGGCCGATGAGGTTCTGAGTGCGGAGCGTTCGTGGCGGATCGCCCTTCAACCTCTTCCCAATGCCTGCCCGTCACCCGG is a window encoding:
- a CDS encoding proline/glycine betaine ABC transporter permease, which translates into the protein MADITLLDIGPLDIEWLNETIGGGIARGSEWLVTTILDHGQPALTLIAATVDGLGEALDGLLLGVPPWLLALLLSAVALWRVGRGFALFTLLSLGGIYVMGLWEPTVSTLGLVLASTVLSLIGGVPLGIWMARSKIADGVGKTLLDLMQTMPAFVYLIPAVLFFGLGRVPGIIATVVFAMPPAVRLTALGIRQVPAELVEAGRAFGCRDHQLLFKIQLPNALPSIMAGVNQTMMMALSMIVVASMIGAGGLGNVVLQGIQRLDIGLGVQSGLAVVLLAVVLDRITQSFGRGMGRGIGRGVGQRNGRRTAGTAKRRWWRR
- the betI gene encoding transcriptional regulator BetI; amino-acid sequence: MPKVGMEPIRRRQLIDATITSMGEHGLVDTTVQTISRGAGVSPGIIHHYFGGKDELLAATMRSMLQQLRDDATQRLATADSPRARLEAIVDCNFAPGQFEPRVVAAWLGFWAQAPHNPALSRLQRINARRLHSNLLHALRPLLPPERAERVAVGLAAMIDGLWLRFALTGAIDGSAARAVALGYLDSELNA
- a CDS encoding choline ABC transporter substrate-binding protein: MNGWKALANGIAGAGIAVVLALGAGGALAAEPAACKTVRFGDVGWTDIAATTALASVTLDALGYKPTTTMSSVPLVYTGLKTKSLDVFLGNWMPTMEPFIKPVLEDGSVEVTRVNLEGAKYTLAVPKYAADAGLKTFADIAKFKDKLGGKIYGIEAGNDGNLIIDKMLKADAFGLKDFKLVESSEAGMLAEVKRATRNKGWVVFLGWEPHPMNKSFELTYLEGGDDWFGPNLGGATVATNVRKGYAAECPNVGKLLSNLSFTLAMENAVMDDIMNGNKKPDAAAKAWLKKNPDVLKGWLSGVTTIDGKDGLPAVQAKLGIAAKS